The following proteins are co-located in the Equus caballus isolate H_3958 breed thoroughbred chromosome 15, TB-T2T, whole genome shotgun sequence genome:
- the TTC31 gene encoding tetratricopeptide repeat protein 31 isoform X1, producing the protein MAPIPKTVGRIKLDCPLLSGCPLGVAAVPKLCKEFGPEDYGKEDIEDFLRRLVESDPQGLHRIHVDGSSGRLQLWHHDYLLNHFCDEGETTGQSDRGKGAEGVGTYCGLQKSFLYPSQGSKTRPQSPSASASFASGSDSLLQVAMPQKLLVTEEEANRLAEELVAEEERMKQKAEKKRLKKKRQKDRKRQERLEQDGVEPKAKGTADGDGSPPSSPGNPAPGQCGEEEDSLDLSSTFVSLALRKVGDWPPSAHREKGLSQEPQGKSLGPQEKMGQEEGSSPREDSPRQSPKAEASPGLLAAALQQSQKLAELGTSFAQNGFYQRAVVLFTQALKLNPRDHRLFGNRSFCHERLGQPARALADAQVALTLRPGWPRGLFRLGKALMGLQRFEEAAAVFQETLRGGSQPDAARELHSCLLQLSLVREPGPLSCWEGSRENWLGWQDQAPPGVGGMRGIAGLPGKSIRCSPTPILSRISEEESLRHLCLLGSPSHFSMLSWGLQASSPSVALEALLQGPLGFCLHHRIIPHGTRATPTGPFPRLRVEDPILSSSRTPQRTRASWDLDLSIYLRPDEEGPVPPRTRPCVHGDERHCEPAVRSIF; encoded by the exons gacaTAGAGGATTTTCTTCGACGGCTTGTGGAGAGTGACCCCCAGGGCCTGCACCGGATCCATGTGGATGGGAGCAGCGGGCGGCTGCAGCTGTGGCACCATG ATTACCTCCTGAACCATTTCTGTGATGAGGGGGAAACGACTGGACAGAGTGACAGGGGCAAGGGGGCTGAGGGAGTGGGCACCTACTGTGGTCTCCAAAAGTCCTTCCTGTACCCTTCCCAAGGGTCTAAGACCCGCCCTCAAAGCCCCTCTGCCTCGGCATCCTTCGCCAGTGGCTCAGACAGCCTACTCCAGGTGGCCATGCCCCAGAAGCTCCTGGTGACTGAAGAG gaagccaaccGCCTGGCTGAGGAGCTGGTGGCTGAGGAGGAGCGCatgaaacagaaagcagagaagaaacgACTCAAGAAGAAG CGTCAAAAGGATCGAAAGCGACAGGAGCGCTTGGAGCAGGACGGTGTGGAGCCCAAG GCCAAGGGTACCGCAGATGGGGATGGGAGCCCCCCATCCAGCCCTGGGAACCCAGCTCCGGGACAGTGTGGTGAGGAAGAG GACTCACTGGATCTATCTAGCACTTTTGTGTCTCTGGCTTTGCGCAAAGTTGGGGATTGGCCCCCCAGTGCCCACAGAGAGAAGGGACTGAGCCAGGAGCCCCAAGGCAAGAGCCTGGGCCCCCAGGAGAAGAtgggccaggaggaagggagctCTCCAAGAGAAGACAGCCCCAGGCAGAGTCCTAAGGCAGAG GCATCTCCAGGACTGCTGGCAGCTGCCTTACAACAGAGCCAGAAGCTGGCAG agtTGGGTACCAGCTTTGCCCAGAATGGTTTCTACCAGAGGGCTGTGGTCCTCTTCACCCAGGCCCTGAAGCTCAACCCCCGGGACCACCG GTTATTTGGAAATCGCTCTTTCTGCCATGAGCGGCTGGGTCAGCCAGCGAGGGCCCTGGCCGATGCTCAGGTGGCCCTTACCCTGCGGCCCGGCTGGCCCCGGGGCCTCTTCCGCCTAGGCAAGGCCTTAATGGGACTGCAG CGTTTTGAGGAGGCGGCTGCTGTGTTCCAGGAGACTCTGAGAGGCGGATCCCAGCCTGACGCAGCCCGAGAGCTCCACTCTTGCCTTCTGCAACTCTCTCTGGTAAGGGAGCCAGGCCCACTCTCAtgctgggagggcagcagggagaaCTGGCTAGGATGGCAAGACCAAGCACCGCCAGGAGTGGGTGGAATGAGGGGCATTGCTGGGCTCCCGGGAAAGAGTATCAggtgctcccccacccccattctcagCAGGATCAGCGAAGAGGAATCCCTGCGCCACCTCTGTCTACTGGGTTCCCCCAGCCATTTCTCCATGCTGAGCTGGGGGCTTCAGGCCTCCTCTCCCTCAGTCGCCCTCGAAGCACTGCTCCAAGGCCCCCTGGGCTTTTGTCTCCACCATCGCATTATCCCCCATGGCACCCGAGCCACTCCAACTGGCCCCTTCCCCAGACTCAGAGTGGAAGACCCCATCCTCTCCAGCTCCAGGACCCCTCAAAGGACTCGGGCATCCTGGGACTTGGACCTCAGCATCTACCTCAGGCCAGATGAAGAAGGACCTGTGCCTCCTAGGACAAGGCCTTGTGTGCACGGGGATGAGAGACACTGTGAGCCAGCAGTTCGCAGCATATTTTGA
- the TTC31 gene encoding tetratricopeptide repeat protein 31 isoform X4, with product MPQKLLVTEEEANRLAEELVAEEERMKQKAEKKRLKKKRQKDRKRQERLEQDGVEPKAKGTADGDGSPPSSPGNPAPGQCGEEEDSLDLSSTFVSLALRKVGDWPPSAHREKGLSQEPQGKSLGPQEKMGQEEGSSPREDSPRQSPKAEASPGLLAAALQQSQKLAELGTSFAQNGFYQRAVVLFTQALKLNPRDHRLFGNRSFCHERLGQPARALADAQVALTLRPGWPRGLFRLGKALMGLQRFEEAAAVFQETLRGGSQPDAARELHSCLLQLSLVREPGPLSCWEGSRENWLGWQDQAPPGVGGMRGIAGLPGKSIRCSPTPILSRISEEESLRHLCLLGSPSHFSMLSWGLQASSPSVALEALLQGPLGFCLHHRIIPHGTRATPTGPFPRLRVEDPILSSSRTPQRTRASWDLDLSIYLRPDEEGPVPPRTRPCVHGDERHCEPAVRSIF from the exons ATGCCCCAGAAGCTCCTGGTGACTGAAGAG gaagccaaccGCCTGGCTGAGGAGCTGGTGGCTGAGGAGGAGCGCatgaaacagaaagcagagaagaaacgACTCAAGAAGAAG CGTCAAAAGGATCGAAAGCGACAGGAGCGCTTGGAGCAGGACGGTGTGGAGCCCAAG GCCAAGGGTACCGCAGATGGGGATGGGAGCCCCCCATCCAGCCCTGGGAACCCAGCTCCGGGACAGTGTGGTGAGGAAGAG GACTCACTGGATCTATCTAGCACTTTTGTGTCTCTGGCTTTGCGCAAAGTTGGGGATTGGCCCCCCAGTGCCCACAGAGAGAAGGGACTGAGCCAGGAGCCCCAAGGCAAGAGCCTGGGCCCCCAGGAGAAGAtgggccaggaggaagggagctCTCCAAGAGAAGACAGCCCCAGGCAGAGTCCTAAGGCAGAG GCATCTCCAGGACTGCTGGCAGCTGCCTTACAACAGAGCCAGAAGCTGGCAG agtTGGGTACCAGCTTTGCCCAGAATGGTTTCTACCAGAGGGCTGTGGTCCTCTTCACCCAGGCCCTGAAGCTCAACCCCCGGGACCACCG GTTATTTGGAAATCGCTCTTTCTGCCATGAGCGGCTGGGTCAGCCAGCGAGGGCCCTGGCCGATGCTCAGGTGGCCCTTACCCTGCGGCCCGGCTGGCCCCGGGGCCTCTTCCGCCTAGGCAAGGCCTTAATGGGACTGCAG CGTTTTGAGGAGGCGGCTGCTGTGTTCCAGGAGACTCTGAGAGGCGGATCCCAGCCTGACGCAGCCCGAGAGCTCCACTCTTGCCTTCTGCAACTCTCTCTGGTAAGGGAGCCAGGCCCACTCTCAtgctgggagggcagcagggagaaCTGGCTAGGATGGCAAGACCAAGCACCGCCAGGAGTGGGTGGAATGAGGGGCATTGCTGGGCTCCCGGGAAAGAGTATCAggtgctcccccacccccattctcagCAGGATCAGCGAAGAGGAATCCCTGCGCCACCTCTGTCTACTGGGTTCCCCCAGCCATTTCTCCATGCTGAGCTGGGGGCTTCAGGCCTCCTCTCCCTCAGTCGCCCTCGAAGCACTGCTCCAAGGCCCCCTGGGCTTTTGTCTCCACCATCGCATTATCCCCCATGGCACCCGAGCCACTCCAACTGGCCCCTTCCCCAGACTCAGAGTGGAAGACCCCATCCTCTCCAGCTCCAGGACCCCTCAAAGGACTCGGGCATCCTGGGACTTGGACCTCAGCATCTACCTCAGGCCAGATGAAGAAGGACCTGTGCCTCCTAGGACAAGGCCTTGTGTGCACGGGGATGAGAGACACTGTGAGCCAGCAGTTCGCAGCATATTTTGA
- the TTC31 gene encoding tetratricopeptide repeat protein 31 isoform X3 — MAPIPKTVGRIKLDCPLLSGCPLGVAAVPKLCKEFGPEDYGKEDIEDFLRRLVESDPQGLHRIHVDGSSGRLQLWHHDYLLNHFCDEGETTGQSDRGKGAEGVGTYCGLQKSFLYPSQGSKTRPQSPSASASFASGSDSLLQVAMPQKLLVTEEEANRLAEELVAEEERMKQKAEKKRLKKKRQKDRKRQERLEQDGVEPKAKGTADGDGSPPSSPGNPAPGQCGEEEDSLDLSSTFVSLALRKVGDWPPSAHREKGLSQEPQGKSLGPQEKMGQEEGSSPREDSPRQSPKAEASPGLLAAALQQSQKLAELGTSFAQNGFYQRAVVLFTQALKLNPRDHRLFGNRSFCHERLGQPARALADAQVALTLRPGWPRGLFRLGKALMGLQRFEEAAAVFQETLRGGSQPDAARELHSCLLQLSLDQRRGIPAPPLSTGFPQPFLHAELGASGLLSLSRPRSTAPRPPGLLSPPSHYPPWHPSHSNWPLPQTQSGRPHPLQLQDPSKDSGILGLGPQHLPQAR, encoded by the exons gacaTAGAGGATTTTCTTCGACGGCTTGTGGAGAGTGACCCCCAGGGCCTGCACCGGATCCATGTGGATGGGAGCAGCGGGCGGCTGCAGCTGTGGCACCATG ATTACCTCCTGAACCATTTCTGTGATGAGGGGGAAACGACTGGACAGAGTGACAGGGGCAAGGGGGCTGAGGGAGTGGGCACCTACTGTGGTCTCCAAAAGTCCTTCCTGTACCCTTCCCAAGGGTCTAAGACCCGCCCTCAAAGCCCCTCTGCCTCGGCATCCTTCGCCAGTGGCTCAGACAGCCTACTCCAGGTGGCCATGCCCCAGAAGCTCCTGGTGACTGAAGAG gaagccaaccGCCTGGCTGAGGAGCTGGTGGCTGAGGAGGAGCGCatgaaacagaaagcagagaagaaacgACTCAAGAAGAAG CGTCAAAAGGATCGAAAGCGACAGGAGCGCTTGGAGCAGGACGGTGTGGAGCCCAAG GCCAAGGGTACCGCAGATGGGGATGGGAGCCCCCCATCCAGCCCTGGGAACCCAGCTCCGGGACAGTGTGGTGAGGAAGAG GACTCACTGGATCTATCTAGCACTTTTGTGTCTCTGGCTTTGCGCAAAGTTGGGGATTGGCCCCCCAGTGCCCACAGAGAGAAGGGACTGAGCCAGGAGCCCCAAGGCAAGAGCCTGGGCCCCCAGGAGAAGAtgggccaggaggaagggagctCTCCAAGAGAAGACAGCCCCAGGCAGAGTCCTAAGGCAGAG GCATCTCCAGGACTGCTGGCAGCTGCCTTACAACAGAGCCAGAAGCTGGCAG agtTGGGTACCAGCTTTGCCCAGAATGGTTTCTACCAGAGGGCTGTGGTCCTCTTCACCCAGGCCCTGAAGCTCAACCCCCGGGACCACCG GTTATTTGGAAATCGCTCTTTCTGCCATGAGCGGCTGGGTCAGCCAGCGAGGGCCCTGGCCGATGCTCAGGTGGCCCTTACCCTGCGGCCCGGCTGGCCCCGGGGCCTCTTCCGCCTAGGCAAGGCCTTAATGGGACTGCAG CGTTTTGAGGAGGCGGCTGCTGTGTTCCAGGAGACTCTGAGAGGCGGATCCCAGCCTGACGCAGCCCGAGAGCTCCACTCTTGCCTTCTGCAACTCTCTCTG GATCAGCGAAGAGGAATCCCTGCGCCACCTCTGTCTACTGGGTTCCCCCAGCCATTTCTCCATGCTGAGCTGGGGGCTTCAGGCCTCCTCTCCCTCAGTCGCCCTCGAAGCACTGCTCCAAGGCCCCCTGGGCTTTTGTCTCCACCATCGCATTATCCCCCATGGCACCCGAGCCACTCCAACTGGCCCCTTCCCCAGACTCAGAGTGGAAGACCCCATCCTCTCCAGCTCCAGGACCCCTCAAAGGACTCGGGCATCCTGGGACTTGGACCTCAGCATCTACCTCAGGCCAGATGA
- the TTC31 gene encoding tetratricopeptide repeat protein 31 isoform X2, whose protein sequence is MAPIPKTVGRIKLDCPLLSGCPLGVAAVPKLCKEFGPEDYGKEDIEDFLRRLVESDPQGLHRIHVDGSSGRLQLWHHDYLLNHFCDEGETTGQSDRGKGAEGVGTYCGLQKSFLYPSQGSKTRPQSPSASASFASGSDSLLQVAMPQKLLVTEEEANRLAEELVAEEERMKQKAEKKRLKKKRQKDRKRQERLEQDGVEPKAKGTADGDGSPPSSPGNPAPGQCGEEEDSLDLSSTFVSLALRKVGDWPPSAHREKGLSQEPQGKSLGPQEKMGQEEGSSPREDSPRQSPKAEASPGLLAAALQQSQKLAELGTSFAQNGFYQRAVVLFTQALKLNPRDHRLFGNRSFCHERLGQPARALADAQVALTLRPGWPRGLFRLGKALMGLQRFEEAAAVFQETLRGGSQPDAARELHSCLLQLSLQDQRRGIPAPPLSTGFPQPFLHAELGASGLLSLSRPRSTAPRPPGLLSPPSHYPPWHPSHSNWPLPQTQSGRPHPLQLQDPSKDSGILGLGPQHLPQAR, encoded by the exons gacaTAGAGGATTTTCTTCGACGGCTTGTGGAGAGTGACCCCCAGGGCCTGCACCGGATCCATGTGGATGGGAGCAGCGGGCGGCTGCAGCTGTGGCACCATG ATTACCTCCTGAACCATTTCTGTGATGAGGGGGAAACGACTGGACAGAGTGACAGGGGCAAGGGGGCTGAGGGAGTGGGCACCTACTGTGGTCTCCAAAAGTCCTTCCTGTACCCTTCCCAAGGGTCTAAGACCCGCCCTCAAAGCCCCTCTGCCTCGGCATCCTTCGCCAGTGGCTCAGACAGCCTACTCCAGGTGGCCATGCCCCAGAAGCTCCTGGTGACTGAAGAG gaagccaaccGCCTGGCTGAGGAGCTGGTGGCTGAGGAGGAGCGCatgaaacagaaagcagagaagaaacgACTCAAGAAGAAG CGTCAAAAGGATCGAAAGCGACAGGAGCGCTTGGAGCAGGACGGTGTGGAGCCCAAG GCCAAGGGTACCGCAGATGGGGATGGGAGCCCCCCATCCAGCCCTGGGAACCCAGCTCCGGGACAGTGTGGTGAGGAAGAG GACTCACTGGATCTATCTAGCACTTTTGTGTCTCTGGCTTTGCGCAAAGTTGGGGATTGGCCCCCCAGTGCCCACAGAGAGAAGGGACTGAGCCAGGAGCCCCAAGGCAAGAGCCTGGGCCCCCAGGAGAAGAtgggccaggaggaagggagctCTCCAAGAGAAGACAGCCCCAGGCAGAGTCCTAAGGCAGAG GCATCTCCAGGACTGCTGGCAGCTGCCTTACAACAGAGCCAGAAGCTGGCAG agtTGGGTACCAGCTTTGCCCAGAATGGTTTCTACCAGAGGGCTGTGGTCCTCTTCACCCAGGCCCTGAAGCTCAACCCCCGGGACCACCG GTTATTTGGAAATCGCTCTTTCTGCCATGAGCGGCTGGGTCAGCCAGCGAGGGCCCTGGCCGATGCTCAGGTGGCCCTTACCCTGCGGCCCGGCTGGCCCCGGGGCCTCTTCCGCCTAGGCAAGGCCTTAATGGGACTGCAG CGTTTTGAGGAGGCGGCTGCTGTGTTCCAGGAGACTCTGAGAGGCGGATCCCAGCCTGACGCAGCCCGAGAGCTCCACTCTTGCCTTCTGCAACTCTCTCTG CAGGATCAGCGAAGAGGAATCCCTGCGCCACCTCTGTCTACTGGGTTCCCCCAGCCATTTCTCCATGCTGAGCTGGGGGCTTCAGGCCTCCTCTCCCTCAGTCGCCCTCGAAGCACTGCTCCAAGGCCCCCTGGGCTTTTGTCTCCACCATCGCATTATCCCCCATGGCACCCGAGCCACTCCAACTGGCCCCTTCCCCAGACTCAGAGTGGAAGACCCCATCCTCTCCAGCTCCAGGACCCCTCAAAGGACTCGGGCATCCTGGGACTTGGACCTCAGCATCTACCTCAGGCCAGATGA
- the TTC31 gene encoding tetratricopeptide repeat protein 31 isoform X6, with protein MPQKLLVTEEEANRLAEELVAEEERMKQKAEKKRLKKKRQKDRKRQERLEQDGVEPKAKGTADGDGSPPSSPGNPAPGQCGEEEDSLDLSSTFVSLALRKVGDWPPSAHREKGLSQEPQGKSLGPQEKMGQEEGSSPREDSPRQSPKAEASPGLLAAALQQSQKLAELGTSFAQNGFYQRAVVLFTQALKLNPRDHRLFGNRSFCHERLGQPARALADAQVALTLRPGWPRGLFRLGKALMGLQRFEEAAAVFQETLRGGSQPDAARELHSCLLQLSLDQRRGIPAPPLSTGFPQPFLHAELGASGLLSLSRPRSTAPRPPGLLSPPSHYPPWHPSHSNWPLPQTQSGRPHPLQLQDPSKDSGILGLGPQHLPQAR; from the exons ATGCCCCAGAAGCTCCTGGTGACTGAAGAG gaagccaaccGCCTGGCTGAGGAGCTGGTGGCTGAGGAGGAGCGCatgaaacagaaagcagagaagaaacgACTCAAGAAGAAG CGTCAAAAGGATCGAAAGCGACAGGAGCGCTTGGAGCAGGACGGTGTGGAGCCCAAG GCCAAGGGTACCGCAGATGGGGATGGGAGCCCCCCATCCAGCCCTGGGAACCCAGCTCCGGGACAGTGTGGTGAGGAAGAG GACTCACTGGATCTATCTAGCACTTTTGTGTCTCTGGCTTTGCGCAAAGTTGGGGATTGGCCCCCCAGTGCCCACAGAGAGAAGGGACTGAGCCAGGAGCCCCAAGGCAAGAGCCTGGGCCCCCAGGAGAAGAtgggccaggaggaagggagctCTCCAAGAGAAGACAGCCCCAGGCAGAGTCCTAAGGCAGAG GCATCTCCAGGACTGCTGGCAGCTGCCTTACAACAGAGCCAGAAGCTGGCAG agtTGGGTACCAGCTTTGCCCAGAATGGTTTCTACCAGAGGGCTGTGGTCCTCTTCACCCAGGCCCTGAAGCTCAACCCCCGGGACCACCG GTTATTTGGAAATCGCTCTTTCTGCCATGAGCGGCTGGGTCAGCCAGCGAGGGCCCTGGCCGATGCTCAGGTGGCCCTTACCCTGCGGCCCGGCTGGCCCCGGGGCCTCTTCCGCCTAGGCAAGGCCTTAATGGGACTGCAG CGTTTTGAGGAGGCGGCTGCTGTGTTCCAGGAGACTCTGAGAGGCGGATCCCAGCCTGACGCAGCCCGAGAGCTCCACTCTTGCCTTCTGCAACTCTCTCTG GATCAGCGAAGAGGAATCCCTGCGCCACCTCTGTCTACTGGGTTCCCCCAGCCATTTCTCCATGCTGAGCTGGGGGCTTCAGGCCTCCTCTCCCTCAGTCGCCCTCGAAGCACTGCTCCAAGGCCCCCTGGGCTTTTGTCTCCACCATCGCATTATCCCCCATGGCACCCGAGCCACTCCAACTGGCCCCTTCCCCAGACTCAGAGTGGAAGACCCCATCCTCTCCAGCTCCAGGACCCCTCAAAGGACTCGGGCATCCTGGGACTTGGACCTCAGCATCTACCTCAGGCCAGATGA
- the TTC31 gene encoding tetratricopeptide repeat protein 31 isoform X5, giving the protein MPQKLLVTEEEANRLAEELVAEEERMKQKAEKKRLKKKRQKDRKRQERLEQDGVEPKAKGTADGDGSPPSSPGNPAPGQCGEEEDSLDLSSTFVSLALRKVGDWPPSAHREKGLSQEPQGKSLGPQEKMGQEEGSSPREDSPRQSPKAEASPGLLAAALQQSQKLAELGTSFAQNGFYQRAVVLFTQALKLNPRDHRLFGNRSFCHERLGQPARALADAQVALTLRPGWPRGLFRLGKALMGLQRFEEAAAVFQETLRGGSQPDAARELHSCLLQLSLQDQRRGIPAPPLSTGFPQPFLHAELGASGLLSLSRPRSTAPRPPGLLSPPSHYPPWHPSHSNWPLPQTQSGRPHPLQLQDPSKDSGILGLGPQHLPQAR; this is encoded by the exons ATGCCCCAGAAGCTCCTGGTGACTGAAGAG gaagccaaccGCCTGGCTGAGGAGCTGGTGGCTGAGGAGGAGCGCatgaaacagaaagcagagaagaaacgACTCAAGAAGAAG CGTCAAAAGGATCGAAAGCGACAGGAGCGCTTGGAGCAGGACGGTGTGGAGCCCAAG GCCAAGGGTACCGCAGATGGGGATGGGAGCCCCCCATCCAGCCCTGGGAACCCAGCTCCGGGACAGTGTGGTGAGGAAGAG GACTCACTGGATCTATCTAGCACTTTTGTGTCTCTGGCTTTGCGCAAAGTTGGGGATTGGCCCCCCAGTGCCCACAGAGAGAAGGGACTGAGCCAGGAGCCCCAAGGCAAGAGCCTGGGCCCCCAGGAGAAGAtgggccaggaggaagggagctCTCCAAGAGAAGACAGCCCCAGGCAGAGTCCTAAGGCAGAG GCATCTCCAGGACTGCTGGCAGCTGCCTTACAACAGAGCCAGAAGCTGGCAG agtTGGGTACCAGCTTTGCCCAGAATGGTTTCTACCAGAGGGCTGTGGTCCTCTTCACCCAGGCCCTGAAGCTCAACCCCCGGGACCACCG GTTATTTGGAAATCGCTCTTTCTGCCATGAGCGGCTGGGTCAGCCAGCGAGGGCCCTGGCCGATGCTCAGGTGGCCCTTACCCTGCGGCCCGGCTGGCCCCGGGGCCTCTTCCGCCTAGGCAAGGCCTTAATGGGACTGCAG CGTTTTGAGGAGGCGGCTGCTGTGTTCCAGGAGACTCTGAGAGGCGGATCCCAGCCTGACGCAGCCCGAGAGCTCCACTCTTGCCTTCTGCAACTCTCTCTG CAGGATCAGCGAAGAGGAATCCCTGCGCCACCTCTGTCTACTGGGTTCCCCCAGCCATTTCTCCATGCTGAGCTGGGGGCTTCAGGCCTCCTCTCCCTCAGTCGCCCTCGAAGCACTGCTCCAAGGCCCCCTGGGCTTTTGTCTCCACCATCGCATTATCCCCCATGGCACCCGAGCCACTCCAACTGGCCCCTTCCCCAGACTCAGAGTGGAAGACCCCATCCTCTCCAGCTCCAGGACCCCTCAAAGGACTCGGGCATCCTGGGACTTGGACCTCAGCATCTACCTCAGGCCAGATGA
- the TTC31 gene encoding tetratricopeptide repeat protein 31 isoform X7, giving the protein MAPIPKTVGRIKLDCPLLSGCPLGVAAVPKLCKEFGPEDYGKEDIEDFLRRLVESDPQGLHRIHVDGSSGRLQLWHHDYLLNHFCDEGETTGQSDRGKGAEGVGTYCGLQKSFLYPSQGSKTRPQSPSASASFASGSDSLLQVAMPQKLLVTEEEANRLAEELVAEEERMKQKAEKKRLKKKRQKDRKRQERLEQDGVEPKAKGTADGDGSPPSSPGNPAPGQCGEEEDSLDLSSTFVSLALRKVGDWPPSAHREKGLSQEPQGKSLGPQEKMGQEEGSSPREDSPRQSPKAEASPGLLAAALQQSQKLAELGTSFAQNGFYQRAVVLFTQALKLNPRDHRLFGNRSFCHERLGQPARALADAQVALTLRPGWPRGLFRLGKALMGLQRFEEAAAVFQETLRAGSAKRNPCATSVYWVPPAISPC; this is encoded by the exons gacaTAGAGGATTTTCTTCGACGGCTTGTGGAGAGTGACCCCCAGGGCCTGCACCGGATCCATGTGGATGGGAGCAGCGGGCGGCTGCAGCTGTGGCACCATG ATTACCTCCTGAACCATTTCTGTGATGAGGGGGAAACGACTGGACAGAGTGACAGGGGCAAGGGGGCTGAGGGAGTGGGCACCTACTGTGGTCTCCAAAAGTCCTTCCTGTACCCTTCCCAAGGGTCTAAGACCCGCCCTCAAAGCCCCTCTGCCTCGGCATCCTTCGCCAGTGGCTCAGACAGCCTACTCCAGGTGGCCATGCCCCAGAAGCTCCTGGTGACTGAAGAG gaagccaaccGCCTGGCTGAGGAGCTGGTGGCTGAGGAGGAGCGCatgaaacagaaagcagagaagaaacgACTCAAGAAGAAG CGTCAAAAGGATCGAAAGCGACAGGAGCGCTTGGAGCAGGACGGTGTGGAGCCCAAG GCCAAGGGTACCGCAGATGGGGATGGGAGCCCCCCATCCAGCCCTGGGAACCCAGCTCCGGGACAGTGTGGTGAGGAAGAG GACTCACTGGATCTATCTAGCACTTTTGTGTCTCTGGCTTTGCGCAAAGTTGGGGATTGGCCCCCCAGTGCCCACAGAGAGAAGGGACTGAGCCAGGAGCCCCAAGGCAAGAGCCTGGGCCCCCAGGAGAAGAtgggccaggaggaagggagctCTCCAAGAGAAGACAGCCCCAGGCAGAGTCCTAAGGCAGAG GCATCTCCAGGACTGCTGGCAGCTGCCTTACAACAGAGCCAGAAGCTGGCAG agtTGGGTACCAGCTTTGCCCAGAATGGTTTCTACCAGAGGGCTGTGGTCCTCTTCACCCAGGCCCTGAAGCTCAACCCCCGGGACCACCG GTTATTTGGAAATCGCTCTTTCTGCCATGAGCGGCTGGGTCAGCCAGCGAGGGCCCTGGCCGATGCTCAGGTGGCCCTTACCCTGCGGCCCGGCTGGCCCCGGGGCCTCTTCCGCCTAGGCAAGGCCTTAATGGGACTGCAG CGTTTTGAGGAGGCGGCTGCTGTGTTCCAGGAGACTCTGAGAG CAGGATCAGCGAAGAGGAATCCCTGCGCCACCTCTGTCTACTGGGTTCCCCCAGCCATTTCTCCATGCTGA